One window from the genome of Salvia miltiorrhiza cultivar Shanhuang (shh) chromosome 7, IMPLAD_Smil_shh, whole genome shotgun sequence encodes:
- the LOC130993677 gene encoding 40S ribosomal protein S10-1-like: protein MIISEKNRREISKYLFQEGVCYAKKDFNLAKHPEIDVPNLQVIKLMQSFKSKEYVRETFAWMHYYWYLTNDGIEFLRTYLNLPSEIVPATLKKSAKPLGRPMGGPPGDRPRGPPRFDGDRPRFGDRDGYRGGPRGPPGEFGGEKGGAPADFQPSFRGGNGGGRPGFGRGAGGFGGSPST, encoded by the exons ATG ATTATTTCGGAGAAGAACAGGAGAGAGATCTCCAAGTACCTCTTTCAAG AGGGCGTGTGCTATGCGAAGAAGGATTTCAACCTAGCTAAGCACCCCGAGATCGATGTCCCAAATCTGCAGGTGATTAAGCTTATGCAGAGCTTCAAGTCGAAAGAGTACGTGCGTGAGACCTTTGCTTGGATGCACTACTATTGGTATCTGACAAATGATGGAATTGAATTCCTCCGCACATACCTCAACCTTCCATCAGAGATCGTCCCCGCCACACTCAAGAAGTCGGCCAAGCCCCTCGGCCGACCCATGGGTGGCCCCCCTGGCGATCGCCCTCG TGGACCTCCAAGATTTGATGGTGACAGGCCCCGTTTTGGTGATCGGGATGGATACCGTGGTGGACCAAGAGGACCACCTGGTGAATTTGGTGGGGAAAAAGGTGGAGCTCCGGCTGACTTCCAACCTTCATTCAgg GGTGGTAATGGGGGCGGTCGTCCTGGTTTTGGCCGAGGTGCGGGTGGCTTTGGTGGATCACCTTCAACCTAA